In the genome of Gemmatimonas sp., one region contains:
- a CDS encoding DMT family transporter, with protein sequence MSASPAARRAIWRGTLAVVFSACCFGSISPLTVVATERGMALESIQTWRYFASAVLVVAYGWWRPPAPAAGLSPWYRPRTLLIAGGGQAIVATLALAALRWLPAATASFLFYTYPAWVTVITAVRGLEPLDGSRVLALALALGGIAAMVGAPSAASLSPVGLAVILSGALVYALYIPVLSGLQRGRDGLDVARAICVGGTLCFATWSVLSGTLFAIPDAVALGASVLQGVLASGAFVGFLAGLRILGNVRTAITSTVEPFWTTLLGVVLLAQPVGTGTLVGGAAIMGAVLLLQRPVATLPTRSS encoded by the coding sequence GTGAGTGCATCGCCGGCGGCGCGGCGCGCCATCTGGCGCGGTACGCTGGCGGTGGTGTTCAGCGCCTGCTGCTTCGGCTCCATTTCGCCGCTCACCGTGGTGGCCACCGAGCGTGGCATGGCGCTCGAGAGTATCCAGACCTGGCGCTATTTCGCCAGTGCGGTGCTGGTGGTGGCGTATGGCTGGTGGCGTCCGCCCGCGCCGGCGGCGGGGCTCTCCCCCTGGTATCGTCCGCGCACGCTGCTCATTGCCGGCGGCGGACAGGCCATCGTGGCCACGCTGGCGCTGGCGGCGTTGCGCTGGTTGCCCGCCGCCACGGCCAGCTTCCTGTTCTACACGTACCCCGCGTGGGTCACCGTGATCACCGCGGTGCGTGGTCTCGAACCCCTCGACGGGTCGCGGGTGCTGGCACTCGCCCTGGCACTGGGTGGCATCGCGGCCATGGTGGGCGCCCCCAGCGCCGCGTCGCTGTCGCCCGTGGGATTGGCCGTCATCCTGTCGGGGGCGCTCGTGTACGCGCTGTACATCCCCGTCCTGAGCGGGTTGCAGCGCGGGCGCGACGGGCTCGATGTCGCGCGGGCGATCTGTGTGGGCGGGACACTCTGTTTCGCCACGTGGTCGGTGCTGTCGGGCACGCTGTTCGCCATTCCCGATGCGGTGGCGCTGGGGGCGAGCGTACTGCAGGGCGTGCTCGCCTCCGGCGCTTTCGTGGGATTTCTGGCGGGGTTGCGCATCCTCGGCAACGTGCGCACCGCCATCACGAGCACGGTGGAACCGTTCTGGACGACACTGCTGGGAGTGGTGCTCCTGGCTCAGCCCGTCGGTACCGGCACGCTGGTGGGCGGCGCGGCCATAATGGGCGCCGTACTCCTCCTGCAACGTCCGGTAGCGACATTGCCAACTCGATCGTCCTAA
- a CDS encoding NAD-dependent epimerase encodes MAKILVTGAAGFIGFHTSERLLARGDTVVGLDNVNDYYDPTLKEARLARLQGQPGFTFVKMDLGDRAGIERLFATERFDKVINLAAQAGVRYSLTNPHTYIDSNLVGFLHILEGCRHHGVQHLTYASSSSVYGANTAMPFSVHQNVDHPLSLYAATKKANELMAHTYSHLYGLPTTGLRFFTVYGPWGRPDMALFLFTKAILDGRPIDVFNHGQMRRDFTYIDDIVEGVIRTSDHTAPPNAAWDSDCPDPATSKAPYRIYNIGNNNPVELMHLIGTLEQALGRTAVKTMLPMQLGDVPATYADVEALEQDVGFAPKTSIETGVARFVEWYRAYYGA; translated from the coding sequence ATGGCAAAGATTCTCGTCACCGGCGCGGCCGGCTTCATTGGCTTCCACACGAGCGAACGCCTGCTGGCGCGAGGCGACACGGTGGTGGGGCTGGACAACGTCAACGACTACTACGACCCCACGCTGAAGGAAGCGCGCCTCGCGCGGCTGCAGGGGCAGCCGGGGTTCACCTTCGTGAAGATGGACCTGGGCGACCGCGCCGGCATCGAGCGACTCTTCGCCACCGAGCGGTTCGACAAGGTCATCAACCTGGCCGCGCAGGCGGGGGTGCGCTACTCGCTCACCAACCCGCACACGTACATCGACAGCAACCTGGTGGGGTTCCTGCACATCCTCGAAGGGTGCCGCCATCACGGCGTGCAGCATCTCACCTACGCGAGCTCGTCGAGCGTGTACGGGGCCAACACGGCGATGCCCTTCTCGGTGCACCAGAACGTGGACCATCCGCTGTCGCTTTACGCGGCCACGAAGAAGGCCAACGAGCTCATGGCGCACACGTACAGCCACCTGTACGGGCTGCCCACCACGGGGCTGCGCTTCTTCACGGTCTACGGCCCGTGGGGACGCCCGGACATGGCGCTCTTCCTGTTCACGAAGGCCATCCTCGACGGGCGCCCCATCGACGTCTTCAACCATGGCCAGATGCGCCGCGACTTCACCTACATCGACGACATCGTGGAAGGGGTGATTCGCACGAGCGACCATACGGCGCCACCGAACGCGGCGTGGGACAGCGATTGCCCTGATCCCGCCACGAGCAAGGCGCCCTACCGCATCTACAACATCGGCAACAACAACCCGGTGGAACTCATGCACCTGATCGGTACGCTCGAGCAGGCGCTGGGGCGCACCGCCGTGAAGACCATGCTGCCCATGCAGCTGGGCGACGTGCCGGCCACCTACGCCGATGTCGAGGCGCTGGAGCAGGACGTGGGCTTTGCGCCGAAGACGTCCATCGAAACGGGCGTGGCGCGCTTCGTGGAGTGGTACCGGGCGTACTACGGCGCGTAG
- a CDS encoding SURF1 family protein yields MSSKAKTIAFGLLTAVAVGVCVRLGIWQLDRLTQRRAQNAIVASRGATEALPLAALQGQDTSVTHWRRVRIEAVADYGNELVHATRTQNGSPGVHLLTPVRPLDGSWGDTAILVLRGYLYAADGRTADFAKAREADTLRLDALLLSFPPKRGGQATMQSSPRAMRLLDRDTIGTLVGRPVAPFILLALGDTIMQDITRPTRVPPPAINDGPHLSYALQWFSFATVFLVGFVAFVRTRRRYAP; encoded by the coding sequence ATGAGCAGTAAGGCGAAGACCATTGCGTTCGGCCTGCTCACGGCCGTGGCGGTGGGCGTGTGTGTACGGCTTGGCATCTGGCAGCTCGACCGGCTGACACAGCGACGCGCGCAGAACGCGATCGTGGCGTCGCGGGGGGCAACCGAGGCGCTGCCGCTGGCCGCGTTGCAGGGGCAGGACACGAGCGTGACCCACTGGCGACGGGTGCGCATCGAGGCGGTCGCCGACTACGGCAACGAACTCGTGCACGCCACGCGCACGCAGAACGGGTCGCCCGGTGTGCATTTGCTCACGCCGGTGCGCCCCCTCGACGGCAGCTGGGGGGACACCGCGATTCTCGTGCTGCGTGGCTATCTCTACGCGGCCGACGGCCGCACCGCCGATTTCGCCAAGGCGCGAGAGGCCGATACGCTGCGGCTGGACGCGTTGCTCCTCTCGTTCCCGCCCAAGCGCGGCGGCCAGGCCACCATGCAGTCGTCACCGCGGGCCATGCGGCTGCTCGACCGCGATACGATCGGCACGCTGGTGGGGCGCCCGGTGGCACCGTTCATCCTGCTGGCGCTGGGCGACACCATCATGCAGGACATCACCCGCCCCACGCGCGTGCCGCCACCGGCCATCAACGATGGCCCGCACCTGTCGTACGCGCTGCAGTGGTTCTCCTTCGCTACGGTCTTTCTGGTGGGCTTCGTGGCCTTCGTCCGCACGAGGCGGCGCTACGCGCCGTAG
- the glgB gene encoding 1,4-alpha-glucan branching protein GlgB, which translates to MTTTQVPPVPSDAAQRLVRGESMHPHDVLGAHTATVDGVQGVVVRAFLPNAAAVSVLVGEHEFAMQRDAAGLFTTFLSDRRVPLRYRLVVTSGEGERFTIDDPYRFQPTMGEVDLHLFNEGRHLRLWEKLGSHPMVVDGVAGTAFAVWAPNAVRVSVIGTFNRWDGRAHAMRMLGTSGVFELFVPGVGAEALYKYEIRTRTGATRVKTDPYAHKLEQAPGFASIVQARSGYVWSDGSWLAQRAEGEPLREPMLAYEVHLGSWLRGDDGRVLSYGEIAPKLAEHVRRMGFTHVELLPVQEHPFGGSWGYQVGGYFAPTSRFGTPDDFRHLVDTLHQAGIGVLLDWVPAHFPKDDWALRRFDGTACYEHEDPRLGDHPEWGTHIFNYARHEVRNFLVANALYWIEEFHIDGLRVDAVASMLYLDYGREAGQWLRNKHGGRENLDAVGFLKQLNHAVQSLHPGVITVAEESTAWPKVTAPISDGGLGFTFKWNMGWMHDTLDYFRVDPFFRKGAHDKMTFAMWYEYSERFVNPLSHDEVVHLKKSLLEKMPGDVWQKLANVRALMGYSVTRPGKSLFFMGMELGTHHEWNHDASLEWHLLEDPRRRGLLEYVCALGALYRQLPCLWRGDHDPNGYRWIDVADREQSVFSYARFDGHEHAVVVLNLTPVPRADYRLGAPARTRYRVALNSDAPEFGGSGYEAAVSACSDAVPYHGFEQSFTVSLPPLSMLVLVPEELPPPAAPDAPALSAANPEGKARKGKKAPKATKTPKTPKAPKLTTASKPASVAAPSPAPAPAAKRARTPRKRSVPPAPPAHEQ; encoded by the coding sequence ATGACGACGACCCAAGTGCCGCCCGTGCCGTCCGACGCCGCGCAGCGCCTCGTGCGTGGGGAATCCATGCATCCGCACGATGTGCTCGGGGCCCACACAGCCACGGTGGATGGTGTGCAGGGGGTCGTCGTCCGCGCGTTCCTCCCCAATGCGGCCGCGGTTTCCGTGCTGGTGGGAGAACACGAGTTCGCCATGCAGCGTGACGCAGCTGGCCTCTTCACGACCTTCCTCTCCGATCGCCGCGTCCCGCTGCGCTACCGGCTCGTGGTCACCTCCGGCGAGGGGGAACGGTTCACCATCGACGATCCCTATCGCTTCCAGCCCACGATGGGCGAGGTCGATCTGCACCTCTTCAACGAGGGGCGGCACCTGCGCCTCTGGGAGAAGCTGGGGTCGCATCCCATGGTGGTGGACGGCGTGGCCGGAACGGCCTTCGCCGTGTGGGCGCCCAATGCGGTGCGCGTGAGTGTAATCGGCACCTTCAATCGCTGGGATGGGCGCGCGCACGCCATGCGCATGCTGGGCACGAGCGGCGTGTTCGAGCTGTTCGTGCCGGGGGTCGGCGCCGAAGCGTTGTACAAGTACGAGATCCGCACGCGCACCGGCGCGACGCGCGTGAAGACCGATCCGTACGCCCACAAGCTGGAGCAGGCGCCGGGCTTCGCATCCATCGTGCAGGCGCGCAGTGGCTATGTGTGGAGCGACGGCAGCTGGCTGGCGCAGCGCGCCGAGGGCGAGCCGCTGCGCGAGCCGATGCTGGCCTACGAGGTGCACCTGGGCTCGTGGTTGCGTGGCGACGACGGCCGTGTGCTCAGCTACGGCGAGATCGCGCCCAAGCTGGCGGAGCATGTGCGCCGCATGGGGTTCACCCACGTGGAGCTGCTCCCCGTGCAGGAGCATCCGTTCGGTGGCTCGTGGGGCTACCAGGTGGGCGGGTACTTTGCGCCCACGTCCCGCTTCGGCACGCCTGACGACTTCCGGCATCTGGTGGACACGCTGCACCAGGCGGGGATCGGCGTGCTGCTGGACTGGGTGCCGGCGCATTTCCCCAAGGATGACTGGGCGCTGCGCCGGTTCGATGGCACGGCCTGCTACGAGCACGAAGATCCGCGCCTCGGCGATCACCCCGAGTGGGGAACGCACATCTTCAATTATGCGCGGCACGAGGTGCGCAACTTCCTCGTGGCGAATGCGCTGTACTGGATCGAGGAGTTCCACATTGACGGGCTGCGCGTGGATGCCGTGGCATCCATGCTGTACCTGGACTACGGCCGCGAAGCCGGACAGTGGCTGCGCAACAAGCATGGCGGCCGCGAGAACCTCGATGCCGTGGGGTTCCTCAAGCAGCTCAATCATGCTGTGCAGTCGCTGCACCCCGGTGTGATCACAGTGGCGGAGGAGAGCACGGCGTGGCCCAAGGTCACGGCCCCGATCAGCGACGGCGGACTGGGCTTCACCTTCAAGTGGAACATGGGGTGGATGCACGACACCCTCGACTACTTCCGGGTGGACCCCTTCTTCCGCAAGGGCGCGCACGACAAGATGACGTTCGCGATGTGGTACGAGTACAGCGAACGGTTCGTGAATCCGCTGTCGCACGACGAAGTGGTGCACCTCAAGAAGTCGCTGCTCGAGAAAATGCCGGGGGACGTGTGGCAGAAGCTCGCCAACGTGCGGGCGCTCATGGGTTATTCGGTGACGCGTCCCGGCAAGTCGCTCTTCTTCATGGGCATGGAGCTGGGCACGCACCACGAGTGGAATCACGACGCGAGCCTCGAGTGGCACCTGCTGGAAGATCCGCGCCGACGTGGCCTGCTGGAGTACGTCTGTGCGCTGGGCGCGCTCTACCGCCAGCTCCCCTGCCTGTGGCGCGGGGATCATGACCCGAACGGCTATCGCTGGATCGATGTGGCCGATCGTGAGCAGTCGGTGTTTTCGTACGCGCGCTTCGATGGCCACGAGCATGCCGTGGTAGTACTGAATCTCACGCCGGTGCCCCGTGCCGACTATCGGCTGGGGGCGCCGGCGCGCACGCGCTATCGCGTGGCGCTCAACTCCGATGCACCCGAGTTCGGCGGCAGCGGCTACGAGGCCGCGGTGTCGGCGTGCTCCGACGCCGTGCCGTACCACGGATTCGAGCAGTCGTTCACGGTGTCGCTGCCGCCGCTGAGCATGCTGGTGCTGGTGCCCGAGGAGCTGCCGCCGCCGGCGGCGCCCGATGCGCCGGCGTTGTCCGCGGCCAACCCCGAAGGCAAGGCGAGGAAGGGGAAGAAGGCGCCGAAGGCCACCAAGACGCCCAAGACGCCCAAGGCGCCCAAGTTGACCACGGCGTCGAAGCCGGCCAGTGTGGCCGCGCCGTCGCCCGCGCCGGCACCCGCCGCCAAGCGGGCGCGCACGCCGCGCAAGCGGTCGGTCCCTCCCGCCCCGCCGGCGCATGAGCAGTAA
- a CDS encoding DUF72 domain-containing protein codes for MRCSMGEPASRPTIRFGTQGWNYPAWVGPFYPANTRAVDFLRTYAKAFEVVEIDSTFYAIPPVSTVRGWAARAPDHFMFTCKLPQAITHERRFRDSRGLLDEFADRMRELGPRLGPILIQCAPDFLPAQGKPFAEWLATLPRDLRFAVEFRHPSWVRRRVLALLQEHGVALALSDGRWIPREWLLSLCAHPTADFAYLRWMGPDRAITDYSQLQVDRSAELDAWARVMPVLQGQVREIFGFVNNHFAGHAPASVRMLQTRLGLPTVDPARLGDQASLF; via the coding sequence ATGCGGTGCTCCATGGGTGAGCCGGCATCGCGTCCGACGATCCGTTTCGGCACGCAAGGGTGGAACTACCCCGCGTGGGTCGGCCCCTTCTATCCCGCGAACACCCGTGCGGTCGACTTCCTGCGCACCTATGCGAAGGCGTTCGAGGTGGTGGAGATCGACTCCACCTTCTACGCCATTCCCCCGGTGAGCACCGTGCGCGGATGGGCCGCACGAGCGCCCGACCACTTCATGTTCACCTGCAAGCTGCCGCAGGCGATCACGCACGAGCGGCGTTTTCGCGACAGTCGCGGCCTGCTGGACGAGTTCGCCGATCGCATGCGCGAGCTGGGCCCACGGCTGGGGCCCATTCTCATCCAGTGCGCGCCGGACTTCCTGCCGGCGCAGGGCAAGCCCTTCGCCGAGTGGCTGGCGACGTTGCCTCGCGACCTGCGCTTTGCGGTGGAGTTTCGGCATCCGTCGTGGGTGCGGCGACGCGTGCTGGCGCTGCTGCAGGAGCACGGGGTGGCGCTGGCGCTCAGCGATGGGCGATGGATTCCCCGGGAGTGGTTGCTGTCGCTCTGTGCGCACCCCACCGCCGATTTTGCGTACCTGCGCTGGATGGGACCCGATCGCGCCATCACCGATTACTCGCAGCTGCAGGTGGACCGCAGCGCCGAACTGGACGCCTGGGCGCGCGTGATGCCGGTGCTGCAGGGACAGGTCCGCGAGATCTTCGGCTTCGTGAACAACCATTTCGCGGGCCATGCGCCCGCTTCGGTGCGCATGCTGCAGACCCGCCTGGGGCTCCCCACGGTGGACCCGGCACGGCTGGGGGACCAGGCGTCGCTCTTCTGA
- a CDS encoding ABC transporter ATP-binding protein, which yields MTHSTPVGSRDEVVIRCEQVERSYRMGDALVQAVRGIDLEIARGEFAAITGPSGCGKSTLLHLLGAIDAPSSGRVLVNGRDTAQLGDTEATDFRLRHIGFVFQRFYLMPTLSAQENVELPLAEAGMDRRARRTRAEQLLGYVGLGDRRDHRPTQLSGGEQQRVAIARALANSPALLLADEPTGELDAATGERLLELFGQLHRDGTTLVFVTHDTVVANRAQRVIRLRDGLVSSDTRNRPA from the coding sequence ATGACGCACTCCACACCCGTGGGCTCGCGTGACGAGGTGGTGATTCGTTGCGAACAGGTGGAGCGCAGCTACCGCATGGGCGACGCCCTCGTGCAGGCGGTGCGCGGCATCGATCTGGAGATCGCTCGCGGTGAGTTTGCGGCCATCACGGGACCATCCGGGTGCGGCAAGAGCACCCTGCTGCATCTCCTGGGGGCCATCGACGCGCCGAGCAGCGGGCGCGTGCTCGTGAACGGCCGGGACACGGCGCAGCTGGGCGATACCGAGGCCACCGACTTTCGGCTGCGGCACATCGGCTTTGTGTTTCAGCGCTTCTACCTCATGCCCACGTTGTCGGCCCAGGAGAACGTGGAGCTGCCGCTCGCCGAAGCGGGGATGGACCGGCGTGCGCGCCGCACGCGGGCCGAGCAGCTGCTCGGGTACGTGGGGCTGGGTGACCGTCGGGATCATCGCCCCACGCAGCTGTCGGGTGGTGAACAGCAACGCGTGGCCATTGCCCGTGCGCTCGCCAACAGTCCGGCGCTGTTGCTGGCCGACGAGCCCACGGGCGAGCTGGATGCCGCCACCGGTGAGCGTCTGCTCGAGCTGTTCGGACAGTTGCATCGCGACGGCACGACGCTGGTGTTTGTCACGCACGACACGGTCGTGGCCAACCGCGCCCAGCGGGTGATTCGCCTGCGCGACGGCCTGGTGTCGTCAGACACCCGCAACCGCCCTGCCTGA
- a CDS encoding ABC transporter permease — MSMRATLALATLRRHPSRTALAVMGIAVAAALLLDMVMLATGMRESFRSLLLTRGYQLRVSPKGTLPFDSEATIDGATAIVSALRANPDIRAVSPGLGATLALPGHRFPSVFSLGLESDVQGDYVLDGGRDLPPPSDRTTGAAAPLPAVVNRAFLLRSGKQLGDTLTVASGIDAQLRTTARARVVVLAGEGRFFYVPAETPVMALPLRELRTLLGSAYRDRMSVAMAESRRGDSASVEAVRTWIAQTQPRVTAISTETAIRQVEERLSYFRQLAFVLGAISLGIGFLLVATLVTLSVNERRGEIAVLRAIGTQKGGVLRQVFLEGFMLSATGIAGGLLLGLVTARWLNGILRDFPGLPAAFDFFRWSPEAAWKSLALLLVSGTLAGLLPAWRAASIPIVRSLREDAVG, encoded by the coding sequence ATGAGCATGCGCGCCACGCTGGCCTTGGCCACCCTGCGCCGTCATCCCTCACGCACCGCCCTGGCCGTGATGGGCATTGCCGTGGCGGCCGCGTTGCTGCTCGACATGGTCATGCTGGCCACGGGCATGCGGGAAAGCTTCCGCTCGCTGCTGCTCACCCGCGGCTACCAGCTGCGCGTGTCCCCCAAGGGGACGCTCCCCTTCGACAGCGAGGCCACCATCGACGGCGCGACGGCCATCGTGTCGGCGTTGCGTGCCAATCCCGACATTCGCGCCGTCAGCCCGGGGCTGGGGGCCACGCTGGCGTTGCCGGGCCATCGGTTCCCGTCGGTCTTTTCGCTCGGGCTCGAATCCGATGTGCAGGGCGACTACGTCCTGGACGGAGGGCGCGACCTGCCGCCGCCGTCCGACCGCACCACCGGTGCGGCTGCGCCATTGCCGGCGGTGGTGAACCGCGCGTTTCTGCTGCGCAGCGGCAAGCAGCTGGGCGACACGCTCACGGTGGCATCCGGTATCGACGCGCAGCTGCGCACCACGGCGCGCGCGCGCGTGGTGGTGCTGGCCGGTGAAGGCCGGTTCTTCTACGTACCCGCCGAAACGCCGGTCATGGCCCTGCCGCTGCGCGAACTCCGCACCCTGTTGGGGAGCGCCTACCGAGACCGCATGTCGGTGGCCATGGCCGAGAGCCGGCGCGGCGATTCGGCCAGCGTGGAAGCGGTGCGCACCTGGATTGCGCAGACCCAACCGCGCGTGACGGCCATCAGCACCGAGACCGCCATTCGGCAGGTCGAGGAGCGCCTTTCGTACTTCCGGCAGCTCGCCTTCGTACTCGGGGCCATCAGCCTCGGCATCGGCTTTCTCCTCGTGGCCACGCTCGTCACGCTGTCGGTGAACGAGCGACGGGGAGAGATCGCCGTGTTGCGCGCCATTGGTACCCAGAAGGGGGGCGTACTGCGCCAGGTCTTTCTCGAGGGGTTCATGCTGAGTGCCACCGGCATTGCGGGGGGGCTGCTGCTGGGGCTCGTGACCGCACGCTGGCTGAACGGCATTCTGCGCGACTTCCCCGGGCTGCCGGCCGCGTTCGACTTCTTCCGCTGGAGCCCCGAAGCGGCATGGAAGTCCCTGGCCCTGCTGCTCGTCTCCGGAACGCTTGCCGGACTGTTGCCGGCGTGGCGCGCCGCCTCCATTCCCATCGTGCGCTCGCTGCGCGAGGACGCTGTTGGCTGA
- a CDS encoding ABC transporter permease yields the protein MCYRWRAVSAALVLFAALAACPALAPTAGAQGDTILSPTYGRRAPTVRGIAVDARMAEDFGLRPGAVVRLSGTPGVPGDSVTVAAVFERRADPAEVARREYRIRTHVDHLQQLLALDDRVDRFAVGVPDSVPIDSAVARINHVAFGFRAHKSADVAVQSSRTFRVVERFHRAIGLITVVASAVFLLCLLLLSVEERRRDIAALRLMGISQATVVRAIVIEAALVSVIGSVIGAGIGWVASLIVNAHFQQVYRTPLLFALLTPEIFAFATLTSLVLGIAAGAVAAWRLVRTPPLTLLGR from the coding sequence ATGTGCTACCGATGGCGCGCGGTCTCCGCCGCGCTCGTGCTGTTCGCGGCACTCGCCGCGTGTCCCGCGCTCGCGCCTACGGCGGGGGCGCAGGGAGACACCATTCTGTCGCCCACGTACGGCCGCCGTGCGCCCACAGTACGCGGGATCGCCGTGGATGCGCGCATGGCCGAGGATTTCGGCTTGCGCCCGGGCGCGGTAGTGCGGCTGTCGGGTACGCCGGGGGTACCGGGGGACAGCGTCACCGTGGCTGCCGTCTTCGAGCGCAGGGCCGACCCCGCCGAAGTGGCGCGGCGCGAGTATCGCATCCGCACCCACGTCGATCATCTGCAGCAGCTGCTCGCACTCGACGATCGGGTCGACCGATTCGCCGTGGGCGTTCCCGACTCTGTGCCCATCGATTCCGCCGTCGCCCGCATCAACCACGTGGCGTTCGGCTTTCGCGCGCACAAGTCGGCCGACGTGGCGGTGCAGAGCTCACGCACCTTTCGGGTGGTGGAGCGCTTTCATCGCGCCATTGGCCTCATCACCGTGGTGGCCAGCGCGGTCTTTCTGCTCTGCCTGCTGCTGTTGAGTGTCGAGGAACGCCGGCGCGACATTGCGGCGCTGCGGCTCATGGGGATCTCGCAGGCAACGGTCGTGCGGGCCATCGTGATCGAGGCGGCGCTGGTTTCGGTGATCGGGAGCGTCATCGGTGCCGGGATCGGGTGGGTCGCCAGTCTCATCGTGAACGCGCACTTCCAGCAGGTGTACCGCACCCCGCTGCTGTTCGCGCTGCTCACGCCGGAGATCTTCGCCTTCGCCACGCTCACCAGCCTCGTGCTTGGTATCGCCGCGGGCGCCGTGGCCGCCTGGCGACTGGTGCGCACGCCGCCGCTCACGCTGCTTGGCCGATGA